One window from the genome of Micromonospora aurantiaca ATCC 27029 encodes:
- a CDS encoding roadblock/LC7 domain-containing protein produces MTTLSQEARDLSWLVNAFAERVPGVAHAVVVSSDGLLVAISAHLPRDHADKLAAVTSGLMSITAGAAQMFDGDVVKQTVVEMGRGYFLVMQIRDGSILATLAGADADIGVVGYEMARLAKQAGEMLTPALRAELQQALPR; encoded by the coding sequence GTGACGACGTTGAGCCAGGAGGCACGCGACCTGAGCTGGCTGGTGAACGCGTTCGCCGAGCGGGTTCCGGGGGTGGCGCACGCGGTGGTGGTGTCCTCCGACGGCCTCCTGGTGGCGATCTCGGCGCACCTGCCGCGCGACCACGCGGACAAGCTCGCCGCGGTGACCTCCGGCCTGATGAGCATCACCGCCGGGGCGGCCCAGATGTTCGACGGTGACGTCGTCAAGCAGACGGTGGTCGAGATGGGGCGCGGCTACTTCCTGGTGATGCAGATCCGGGACGGCTCGATCCTGGCCACGCTGGCCGGGGCGGACGCCGACATCGGCGTGGTCGGCTACGAGATGGCGCGGCTGGCCAAGCAGGCGGGCGAGATGCTCACCCCGGCGCTGCGCGCCGAACTCCAGCAGGCGCTGCCGCGCTGA
- a CDS encoding winged helix DNA-binding domain-containing protein yields MTVRLNRAEALALRMTGLLLRPHPTTRPQGVADVVEWFGAMQAQDAASGLWSLGVRLPGATQDDVRAALERREALRTWPMRGTVHLVPARDARWMLELTGVRTLVGIAGRWRQLGLTVADGERACDVLGAALTGGGRLTRARCVAALRAAGLDTGDQRGYHLLLFTSLRGVTCIAPHVGTEQTFALLDEWAPEPHRPERDEALALLAHRFVRGHGPVSRHELARWTGLTVTDATRAITLAGDLLAPVEVDGEPAVVDTALLDAPRAPVDDLHTLPGFDEYLLGFKDRSLMLDPAHAAAVVPGNNGVFRSTVVRGGRVVGTWTRTLGARAVTVKVQQLVPFDAALRARVDAALNAYARFLSLELRHSW; encoded by the coding sequence GTGACCGTACGCCTCAACCGCGCCGAGGCGCTCGCGCTGCGCATGACCGGCCTGCTGTTGCGCCCGCACCCCACCACCCGCCCGCAGGGCGTCGCCGACGTGGTCGAGTGGTTCGGCGCCATGCAGGCGCAGGACGCGGCGAGCGGGCTGTGGTCGCTCGGCGTACGCCTTCCCGGCGCCACCCAGGACGACGTCCGCGCGGCGCTGGAGCGGCGCGAGGCGCTGCGCACCTGGCCGATGCGCGGCACCGTGCACCTGGTCCCGGCGCGCGACGCGCGGTGGATGCTGGAGCTGACCGGGGTGCGGACGCTTGTGGGCATCGCCGGTCGGTGGCGGCAGCTCGGGCTGACCGTCGCCGACGGCGAGCGGGCCTGTGACGTGCTGGGCGCGGCGCTGACCGGGGGCGGCCGGCTCACCCGCGCCCGATGCGTTGCCGCGTTGCGCGCCGCCGGGCTGGACACGGGCGATCAGCGCGGCTACCACCTGCTCTTGTTCACCAGCCTGCGCGGCGTCACCTGCATCGCCCCGCACGTCGGCACCGAGCAGACGTTCGCGCTGCTCGACGAGTGGGCGCCCGAGCCGCACCGCCCGGAGCGGGACGAGGCGCTGGCGTTGCTGGCGCACCGCTTCGTACGCGGCCACGGCCCGGTGAGCCGGCACGAGCTGGCCCGCTGGACCGGCCTGACCGTCACCGACGCGACCCGGGCGATCACGCTGGCCGGTGACCTGCTCGCCCCGGTCGAGGTCGACGGCGAGCCGGCAGTGGTCGACACCGCGCTGCTCGACGCGCCCCGCGCGCCGGTCGACGACCTGCACACGCTGCCCGGCTTCGACGAATACCTGCTCGGCTTCAAGGACCGCTCGCTGATGCTCGACCCGGCGCACGCCGCCGCCGTGGTCCCGGGCAACAACGGGGTGTTCCGGTCGACTGTGGTGCGCGGCGGGCGGGTGGTCGGCACCTGGACGCGGACGCTCGGCGCGAGGGCGGTGACGGTGAAGGTGCAGCAGCTCGTGCCGTTCGACGCCGCGCTGCGCGCCCGGGTGGACGCCGCGCTCAACGCTTACGCCCGCTTCCTCAGCCTGGAGCTGCGCCACTCCTGGTGA
- a CDS encoding GNAT family N-acetyltransferase — MEIRTATPADWPLIWPFLRAIVAAGETYTWPRDVTEQQARRLWMPAPPARTVVAVAPDGAVLGSAKLAPNQGGPGDHVANASFMVAPAAAGRGVGRALAAHVLDAARADGYRAMQFNAVVATNTRAVELWRSLGFEVIGRVPEGFRHPTRGYVDLLVMYRRLD, encoded by the coding sequence GTGGAGATCCGCACCGCCACGCCGGCCGACTGGCCGCTGATCTGGCCGTTCCTGCGTGCGATCGTGGCGGCCGGCGAGACGTACACCTGGCCCCGGGACGTCACGGAGCAGCAGGCCCGCAGGCTCTGGATGCCGGCCCCGCCGGCGCGGACGGTGGTCGCGGTGGCGCCGGACGGCGCGGTGCTCGGCTCGGCCAAGCTGGCGCCCAACCAGGGCGGTCCCGGCGACCACGTGGCGAACGCCTCGTTCATGGTCGCCCCGGCCGCCGCCGGGCGCGGCGTCGGCCGGGCGCTGGCCGCGCACGTGCTCGACGCGGCCCGGGCCGACGGCTACCGCGCCATGCAGTTCAACGCCGTGGTGGCCACGAACACACGGGCCGTCGAGCTGTGGCGGTCGCTGGGCTTCGAGGTGATCGGCCGGGTGCCGGAGGGCTTCCGGCACCCCACCCGGGGGTACGTCGATCTGCTGGTCATGTACCGGCGCCTGGACTGA
- the wrbA gene encoding NAD(P)H:quinone oxidoreductase, translated as MDGQVKVAVIYYSATGITYQMAQAAVEAAGEAGAEVRLRKVRELAPDEAIRSNSGWQAHRLETQDVMEAQPDDLSWADVVIMGSPTRYGMIAAQLKQFIDTTGPLWAAGALADKVYSGFTSTATLHGGQEATLLSLYTVFYHWGGIVVTPGYTDPSQFVAGNPYGASHTSNNGEVAPDHVALAATALTAKRAVLMGAALKRGMAG; from the coding sequence ATGGATGGCCAGGTCAAGGTCGCGGTGATCTATTACAGCGCGACCGGCATCACCTACCAGATGGCGCAGGCGGCGGTCGAGGCGGCGGGCGAGGCCGGCGCCGAGGTGCGTCTGCGCAAGGTACGTGAGCTGGCGCCCGACGAGGCGATCCGCTCCAACTCCGGCTGGCAGGCGCACCGGCTGGAGACCCAGGACGTGATGGAGGCGCAGCCGGACGACCTGTCCTGGGCCGACGTGGTCATCATGGGTTCGCCGACCCGGTACGGCATGATCGCCGCCCAGCTCAAGCAGTTCATCGACACCACCGGCCCGCTCTGGGCAGCGGGCGCGCTCGCGGACAAGGTCTACAGCGGGTTCACCTCGACCGCGACGTTGCACGGCGGTCAGGAGGCGACGCTGCTGTCGCTGTACACGGTCTTCTACCACTGGGGCGGCATCGTGGTGACCCCCGGCTACACCGACCCGAGCCAGTTCGTCGCCGGCAACCCGTACGGCGCCTCGCACACCAGCAACAACGGTGAGGTCGCACCGGACCACGTGGCACTGGCGGCCACCGCGCTCACCGCCAAGCGGGCCGTGCTGATGGGCGCCGCGCTGAAGCGGGGCATGGCCGGCTGA
- a CDS encoding chorismate-binding protein — MTRLSDPLAAVAAGRDPGPFALVRREGADHVDLFTGPVRTAGRLADLPLPEDGAGPHTLALVPFRQVTERGFECVDDGLPLEFLAVEAHRRIPLAEVLDDLPDAEVRTRDAGFDIADDEYAAIVERVLADEIGRGEGANFVIHRTMRATVQGDPLAAALAALRRLLLRERGAYWTFLVHTGTRILVGASPERHVSVADGLVEMNPISGTFRHRGETVDRAELLRFLHEEKEVEELYMVLDEELKMMAVVAEHGGQVVGPYLKEMAHLAHTEYLLAGRCSRDVRDVLRETMFAPTVTGSPMENACRVIARHERTGRRYYAGVLALLGRDEQGRQMLDAPILIRTAEISPTGALRVPVGATLVRHSTTAGEVAETHAKAAGVLAALGLGPDAPRSAGEPAVRYADDPEVRAALAARNAPLARFWLEQREPGALALRGLAGRRALIVDGEDTFTGMLAHQLGALGLAVTRRDWPDPGPLDGYDLVVVGPGPGDPRDATAPKMVALRTLLTELLASGRPTLAVCLGHQLLAGLLGLPLHRRDAPYQGLPRDVPVFGTTRRVGFYASFTALADADRVAGPYGPVEVSRDPADGAVHALRGAGFAGVQFHPESVLSQDGTRVLADLLGHLLDRPALSAHGAADRG, encoded by the coding sequence ATGACCCGCCTGTCCGACCCGCTCGCCGCCGTCGCGGCCGGCCGCGACCCCGGCCCGTTCGCGCTCGTCCGCCGCGAGGGCGCCGACCACGTCGACCTGTTCACCGGCCCGGTACGCACCGCCGGCCGGCTCGCCGACCTGCCGCTGCCCGAGGACGGCGCCGGTCCGCACACGCTGGCCCTGGTGCCGTTCCGGCAGGTCACCGAACGCGGTTTCGAGTGCGTCGACGACGGGCTGCCGCTGGAGTTCCTGGCGGTCGAGGCGCACCGGCGGATACCGCTGGCCGAAGTGCTCGACGACCTGCCCGACGCCGAGGTGCGCACCCGCGACGCCGGCTTCGACATCGCCGACGACGAGTACGCGGCGATCGTGGAACGGGTGCTGGCCGACGAGATCGGCCGGGGCGAGGGGGCGAACTTCGTCATCCACCGCACCATGCGCGCCACAGTGCAGGGCGACCCGCTTGCGGCGGCCCTGGCCGCGCTGCGCCGGCTGCTGCTGCGCGAACGGGGCGCGTACTGGACGTTCCTGGTGCACACCGGCACCCGCATCCTCGTCGGCGCCAGCCCCGAGCGGCACGTCAGCGTCGCCGACGGGCTGGTCGAGATGAACCCGATCAGCGGCACGTTCCGGCACCGGGGCGAGACGGTCGACCGGGCTGAGCTGCTGCGCTTCCTACACGAGGAGAAGGAGGTGGAGGAGCTGTACATGGTGCTGGACGAGGAGCTGAAGATGATGGCCGTGGTCGCCGAGCACGGCGGCCAGGTGGTCGGGCCGTACCTGAAGGAGATGGCGCACCTGGCGCACACCGAGTACCTGCTGGCCGGGCGCTGCTCCCGGGACGTACGCGACGTGCTGCGGGAGACCATGTTCGCGCCCACCGTCACCGGCAGCCCGATGGAGAACGCCTGCCGGGTGATCGCCCGGCACGAGCGCACCGGCCGGCGCTACTACGCCGGGGTGCTCGCACTGCTGGGCCGCGACGAGCAGGGCCGGCAGATGCTGGACGCGCCGATCCTGATCCGTACCGCCGAGATCTCCCCCACCGGCGCGCTGCGGGTGCCGGTCGGCGCGACGCTGGTCCGGCACTCGACCACCGCCGGGGAGGTGGCCGAGACGCACGCGAAGGCCGCCGGTGTGCTGGCCGCGCTGGGTCTCGGCCCGGACGCGCCGCGCTCCGCCGGCGAGCCGGCCGTCCGGTACGCCGACGACCCCGAGGTACGCGCCGCGCTGGCCGCCCGCAACGCCCCGCTGGCCCGGTTCTGGCTGGAGCAGCGGGAACCGGGCGCGCTCGCGCTGCGCGGGCTGGCCGGGCGCCGGGCGCTGATCGTCGACGGCGAGGACACGTTCACCGGCATGCTGGCCCACCAGCTCGGCGCGCTGGGCCTGGCGGTGACCCGCCGGGACTGGCCGGACCCGGGCCCGCTGGACGGCTACGACCTGGTGGTGGTCGGCCCCGGGCCGGGTGACCCGCGGGACGCGACCGCGCCGAAGATGGTGGCGCTGCGGACGCTGCTGACCGAGCTGCTCGCGTCGGGCCGGCCGACGCTCGCGGTGTGCCTGGGCCACCAGTTGCTCGCCGGGCTGCTGGGCCTGCCGCTGCACCGCCGCGACGCCCCGTACCAGGGGTTGCCGCGGGACGTGCCGGTGTTCGGGACGACCCGCCGGGTCGGGTTCTACGCCAGCTTCACCGCGCTCGCCGACGCCGACCGGGTGGCCGGCCCGTACGGCCCGGTCGAGGTGTCCCGCGACCCGGCCGACGGCGCGGTGCACGCGCTGCGCGGCGCGGGCTTCGCCGGGGTGCAGTTCCACCCGGAGTCGGTGCTGAGCCAGGACGGTACGAGGGTCCTGGCTGACCTGCTCGGGCATCTGCTCGACCGGCCGGCGCTGAGCGCGCATGGAGCGGCCGATCGCGGGTAG
- a CDS encoding FGGY family carbohydrate kinase encodes MDILALDLGTSSVRGLVLDADAVPRPGALARRRVRLVTGDDGSGTLDGPAYLACLVECLDELAAGGHLRDVDLVATSAQWHSVLPVAPDGTPSGPVLTWLDTRPEPLPGATGPADPADFHGRTGTWWHRCYWSVRLPWLRERVDGSARFTGLAEYVLGTLLDDAPMSISLASGTGLLDLRRLDWDPEACELAGVRPDQMLRLAPDGWHGRLNAAYARRWPQLAGARWAPPVGDGAAANVGSGCVDPTRAAVTVGTSAAVRMIQAVPAGAEPPPLPEQLWRYRVDHNHVVTGAAYSSGGNLFAWAARELRLPEGTELEAALDRVAGSVRANPRFGGDRPPGVAPAGSGELRGLSFGTTAVDILAGLMSGLCRLVADDLTLLEAGIGEPMEVILGGGALTASPWWRGAFLDVLAPRRVCWQRNPEIGATGAALVALGRLTEADEIAGIGRTDEAASHA; translated from the coding sequence ATGGACATTCTCGCTCTGGACCTGGGCACCTCCTCGGTGCGCGGCCTGGTGCTCGACGCGGACGCCGTGCCGCGCCCGGGCGCGCTGGCCCGGCGCCGGGTGCGCCTGGTCACCGGGGACGACGGCAGCGGGACGCTCGACGGCCCGGCCTACCTGGCGTGCCTGGTGGAGTGCCTGGACGAGCTGGCCGCCGGCGGGCACCTGCGGGACGTGGACCTCGTGGCCACCTCCGCGCAGTGGCACTCGGTGCTGCCGGTGGCGCCCGACGGCACACCGTCGGGGCCGGTGCTGACCTGGCTGGACACCCGGCCGGAGCCGCTTCCCGGAGCGACCGGGCCGGCCGACCCGGCGGACTTCCACGGGCGTACCGGCACCTGGTGGCACCGCTGCTACTGGTCGGTGCGGCTGCCCTGGCTGCGTGAGCGCGTCGACGGGTCCGCCCGCTTCACAGGGCTCGCCGAGTACGTGCTCGGCACGCTGCTCGACGACGCGCCGATGTCGATCTCGCTGGCCTCCGGCACCGGGCTGCTCGATCTGCGCCGCCTGGACTGGGATCCGGAGGCGTGCGAGCTGGCCGGCGTACGCCCGGATCAGATGCTGCGGCTGGCCCCGGACGGCTGGCACGGCCGGCTGAACGCGGCGTACGCGCGGCGCTGGCCGCAGCTGGCCGGCGCGCGGTGGGCGCCGCCGGTCGGCGACGGCGCGGCCGCCAACGTCGGCTCGGGCTGCGTCGACCCGACCCGCGCGGCGGTGACAGTCGGCACCTCCGCGGCGGTCCGCATGATCCAGGCCGTGCCGGCCGGTGCGGAGCCGCCGCCGCTGCCGGAGCAGCTCTGGCGGTACCGGGTCGACCACAACCACGTGGTGACCGGCGCGGCGTACTCCAGCGGCGGGAACCTGTTCGCCTGGGCGGCGCGCGAGCTGCGGCTGCCGGAGGGCACGGAGCTGGAGGCGGCGCTCGATCGCGTCGCCGGTTCGGTGCGGGCGAACCCCCGCTTCGGCGGCGACCGGCCACCGGGGGTCGCCCCGGCGGGCTCGGGGGAGCTGCGCGGGCTCAGCTTCGGCACCACAGCCGTGGACATCCTGGCCGGGCTGATGAGCGGCCTGTGCCGGCTCGTCGCGGACGACCTGACGCTGCTGGAGGCCGGTATCGGCGAGCCGATGGAGGTGATCCTCGGCGGTGGGGCGCTGACCGCCTCGCCGTGGTGGCGCGGGGCGTTCCTCGACGTGCTCGCGCCCCGCCGGGTGTGCTGGCAACGCAACCCGGAGATCGGCGCCACCGGCGCCGCGCTCGTCGCGCTCGGCCGGCTCACGGAGGCGGACGAGATCGCCGGGATCGGCCGGACGGACGAGGCCGCCTCGCACGCGTGA
- a CDS encoding sensor histidine kinase, producing MPSGRPLTPTDGLIGWTPLPDVVGRDEEATVGAAPDPARGAAPAPHRRRSGFRLRDWRMGTKLATVLVIPSLAFLVLAGIQTRGLVGQTTTLSAFAEQVGIGRQISTAVDRLQHERDRTAGELAALRRAGTGADRDAAVAALKPLQEATDRAMAELRAAAAPLADADAAWRVSYSEALEAYDQVVNIRAAVAPAVLSSDTVLSNYHRSIAALLSLLAEPSPGSGRQELTEAVLRYVQLSRVKELSSRIRAELYAAARSGRYEADDQVTLSDLRAQQLTALGAFRVAATADQIRRYDRTSVDPAFVAATRLEERTLPGGDAKPVLLDATQWWAASEQRQELFRQLESEIVADAVRQADDASARQLRDTLLVAGGIATVLLVAVLISLLVGRSVARAMRQLRGQALRIAQVDLPLTLQRLRTVDRPIGAIDVPPSVIDSQDEIGELAEAFVAVHRSAVDVAVEQAMMRRNVNAMFVNLARRSQVLVERQLELLDELEREESDPEQLENLFKLDHLAARMRRNDESLLVLAGTESTRRWNRPVGLGAVLLAASAEIEQYQRVRHENRTDLHVVGHAVGDLVHLFAELLENATAFSRPDTAVRVVVEPDGRGALVQIVDEGLGMSPSALAEANAVLAEPPAADVSASERMGLFVVSHLSARHGVRVRLSAGREGLVARVRIPVELLAEAPAPEVVQATPARLARGTSQPALTGPVAASGALAAATAELPVAGWRPAPGRPAALPMSPLTGRPLGDGTDAGAAAPVPAAAPVTVPRPRPGRAEDVLTPDAGAAGGGWFSRQGPAAPAPGVTPAPAATPVTGGMNERGLPVRVPMAQLASAAPADRPAVRHEPDPEAVGGMLSRLYSGVRRAEAEETTEMYLPRDEGGRRQ from the coding sequence ATGCCGTCCGGGCGGCCGTTGACACCGACCGACGGCCTGATTGGATGGACTCCGCTCCCCGACGTGGTGGGGCGGGACGAGGAGGCAACCGTGGGCGCAGCTCCCGACCCGGCTCGCGGTGCGGCCCCTGCGCCGCACCGGCGGCGCTCCGGGTTCCGGCTGCGGGACTGGCGGATGGGAACCAAGCTCGCCACGGTGCTGGTGATCCCCTCTCTGGCGTTCCTCGTCCTGGCCGGCATCCAGACCCGAGGGCTGGTCGGGCAGACCACCACGCTGAGCGCCTTCGCCGAGCAGGTCGGCATCGGCCGGCAGATCTCCACCGCCGTCGACCGGCTCCAGCACGAACGGGACCGCACCGCGGGCGAACTGGCCGCGCTGCGCCGCGCCGGCACCGGCGCGGACCGGGACGCCGCGGTCGCCGCGCTCAAGCCGCTCCAGGAGGCCACCGACCGGGCGATGGCCGAGCTGCGCGCCGCCGCCGCGCCGCTGGCCGACGCGGACGCCGCCTGGCGGGTCTCCTACTCCGAGGCGCTCGAGGCGTACGACCAGGTGGTGAACATCCGGGCGGCGGTGGCGCCGGCGGTGCTCTCCAGCGACACCGTGCTGAGCAACTACCACCGGTCGATCGCGGCGCTGCTGAGCCTGCTGGCCGAGCCGTCGCCCGGCAGCGGCCGGCAGGAGCTGACCGAGGCGGTGCTGCGGTACGTGCAGCTGTCCCGGGTGAAGGAGCTGTCCTCCCGCATCCGCGCCGAGCTCTACGCCGCCGCCCGGTCCGGCCGGTACGAGGCCGACGACCAGGTGACGCTCAGCGACCTGCGGGCCCAGCAGCTCACCGCGCTCGGCGCGTTCCGGGTCGCGGCGACCGCCGACCAGATCCGCCGCTACGACCGCACCTCGGTCGACCCGGCCTTCGTCGCCGCGACCCGGTTGGAGGAGCGGACGCTGCCCGGCGGTGACGCGAAGCCGGTCCTGCTCGACGCGACCCAGTGGTGGGCGGCCAGCGAGCAGCGGCAGGAGCTGTTCCGCCAGCTGGAGAGCGAGATCGTGGCCGACGCGGTACGCCAGGCCGACGACGCCAGCGCCCGCCAGCTGCGCGACACGCTGCTGGTGGCCGGCGGGATCGCCACTGTGCTCCTGGTCGCGGTGCTGATCTCGCTGCTGGTCGGCCGGTCGGTGGCCCGCGCCATGCGGCAGCTGCGCGGCCAGGCGCTGCGGATCGCGCAGGTGGACCTGCCGCTGACTCTGCAACGGCTGCGCACTGTGGACCGCCCGATCGGCGCGATCGACGTACCGCCCTCGGTGATCGACTCGCAGGACGAGATCGGCGAGCTGGCGGAGGCGTTCGTGGCGGTGCACCGCAGCGCCGTCGACGTGGCGGTCGAGCAGGCGATGATGCGGCGCAACGTCAACGCCATGTTCGTCAACCTGGCCCGGCGCAGCCAGGTGCTCGTCGAGCGGCAACTGGAACTGCTCGACGAACTCGAACGCGAGGAGAGCGACCCGGAACAGCTGGAGAACCTGTTCAAGCTCGACCACCTCGCCGCCCGTATGCGCCGCAACGACGAGAGCCTGCTGGTGCTCGCGGGCACGGAGTCGACCCGGCGGTGGAACCGCCCGGTGGGCCTGGGCGCGGTGCTGCTGGCCGCGAGCGCGGAGATCGAGCAGTACCAGCGGGTGCGCCACGAGAACCGGACCGACCTGCACGTCGTCGGGCACGCGGTGGGCGACCTGGTGCACCTGTTCGCGGAGCTGCTGGAGAACGCCACCGCCTTCTCCCGCCCGGACACCGCGGTGCGGGTGGTCGTCGAGCCCGACGGCCGGGGCGCGCTCGTGCAGATCGTCGACGAAGGGCTGGGCATGAGCCCGTCGGCGCTGGCCGAGGCGAACGCGGTGCTCGCCGAGCCGCCGGCCGCCGACGTGTCGGCCTCGGAACGGATGGGTCTGTTCGTGGTGAGCCACCTCAGCGCCCGGCACGGCGTACGGGTGCGGTTGAGCGCGGGCCGGGAGGGCCTGGTGGCCCGGGTGCGGATCCCGGTCGAGCTGCTGGCCGAGGCGCCCGCGCCGGAGGTGGTCCAGGCGACGCCGGCCCGGCTCGCGCGCGGGACGTCGCAGCCGGCGCTCACCGGCCCGGTCGCCGCGTCCGGTGCGCTCGCCGCGGCGACGGCCGAGCTGCCGGTGGCCGGCTGGCGTCCGGCGCCGGGCCGGCCCGCGGCGCTGCCGATGTCCCCGCTGACCGGGCGGCCGCTGGGCGACGGGACGGATGCCGGGGCCGCCGCGCCGGTACCGGCCGCCGCGCCGGTGACCGTGCCGCGTCCGCGCCCGGGGCGGGCCGAGGACGTGCTCACGCCGGACGCCGGCGCGGCCGGCGGCGGGTGGTTCAGCCGGCAGGGGCCGGCCGCGCCGGCGCCGGGTGTGACGCCGGCACCGGCGGCGACGCCGGTGACCGGAGGGATGAACGAGCGGGGCCTGCCGGTACGCGTTCCGATGGCCCAGCTCGCCTCGGCCGCCCCGGCCGACCGTCCGGCGGTGCGGCACGAGCCGGACCCGGAGGCGGTCGGCGGCATGCTGTCGCGCCTCTACAGCGGGGTACGGCGGGCCGAGGCCGAGGAGACCACCGAGATGTACCTGCCGCGCGATGAAGGAGGACGACGACAGTGA
- a CDS encoding GH1 family beta-glucosidase — translation MSLLTRRRLLRRAALSATAAGAARTGLAGTTAAGVAATTVALGGCDSPPERTTDPEPDRGLRFPDGFAWGAATSAYQIEGAAKEDGRGESVWDTFSRTPGRIRNGDTGDVAADHYHRYAQDLDLMRDLGLRSYRFSISWPRIQADGSGRPNQRGLDFYRRLVDGLHERDIAPMATLFHWDLPQALQDAGGWENRDTAERFAEYADVVFRALGDRVPVWLTVNEPKTVVQNGYIWGHHAPGIRDEDAAYLVAHHLQLAHGLAVQALRATGLTGRIGPALNLHPCYPADDSAESAAATRLHDGYENRLYLDSIFKGAYPQDVLDDLGPDSRMVRGVRDGDLKIISSPVDLLAVQYYTPIYVTGDGGTVRKWPTSEAEWQQIYPEGMYDILTRVTRDYGRVPITITENGLPCPDVPGPDGNVDDAGRVAFLRDHFAAAHRAVGDGVPLESYHVWSLLDNFEWAEGYEQRWGLVYVDYASQRRVLKRSAHWYRDVIRRNGL, via the coding sequence ATGTCGTTACTCACCCGACGGCGCCTGCTCCGCCGCGCCGCCCTGTCCGCGACCGCGGCCGGCGCGGCCCGGACCGGGCTCGCCGGCACCACCGCGGCGGGGGTCGCCGCAACCACAGTCGCGCTCGGCGGCTGCGACAGCCCGCCCGAGCGCACCACCGACCCGGAGCCGGACCGCGGGCTGCGTTTCCCGGACGGCTTCGCCTGGGGTGCGGCGACCTCGGCGTACCAGATCGAGGGGGCCGCGAAGGAGGACGGGCGGGGTGAGTCCGTCTGGGACACCTTCAGCCGCACGCCGGGCCGGATCCGCAACGGCGACACCGGCGACGTCGCGGCCGACCACTACCACCGGTACGCGCAGGATCTGGACCTGATGCGCGACCTCGGGCTGCGCAGCTACCGCTTCTCCATCTCCTGGCCCCGCATCCAGGCCGACGGCTCCGGCCGCCCCAACCAGCGCGGCCTCGACTTCTACCGCCGCCTGGTGGACGGGCTGCACGAGCGCGACATCGCGCCGATGGCCACGCTGTTCCACTGGGACCTCCCCCAGGCCCTCCAGGACGCCGGCGGCTGGGAGAACCGGGACACCGCCGAGCGCTTCGCCGAGTACGCCGACGTGGTGTTCCGCGCCCTCGGCGACCGGGTGCCGGTCTGGCTGACCGTCAACGAGCCGAAGACCGTGGTGCAGAACGGCTACATCTGGGGCCACCATGCGCCGGGCATCCGCGACGAGGACGCGGCGTACCTGGTCGCCCACCACCTGCAGCTCGCCCACGGCCTCGCCGTGCAGGCGCTGCGCGCCACCGGCCTCACCGGCCGGATCGGCCCGGCGCTCAACCTGCACCCCTGCTACCCGGCCGACGACTCCGCCGAATCGGCCGCCGCGACCCGGCTCCACGACGGCTACGAGAACCGCCTCTACCTCGACTCGATCTTCAAGGGCGCGTACCCGCAGGACGTGCTGGACGACCTCGGCCCGGACAGCCGGATGGTCCGCGGCGTCCGCGACGGCGACCTGAAGATCATCTCCAGCCCGGTCGACCTGCTCGCCGTGCAGTACTACACGCCGATCTACGTCACCGGCGACGGCGGCACGGTCCGCAAGTGGCCCACCTCCGAGGCGGAGTGGCAGCAGATCTACCCGGAGGGCATGTACGACATCCTGACCCGGGTCACCCGCGACTACGGCCGGGTGCCGATCACCATCACCGAGAACGGCCTGCCCTGCCCCGACGTGCCCGGCCCGGACGGCAACGTCGACGACGCCGGGCGGGTCGCCTTCCTGCGCGACCACTTCGCCGCCGCGCACCGGGCCGTCGGCGACGGGGTGCCGCTGGAGAGCTACCACGTCTGGTCGCTGCTGGACAACTTCGAGTGGGCCGAGGGGTACGAGCAGCGCTGGGGCCTGGTCTACGTGGACTACGCGAGCCAGCGGCGGGTGCTCAAGCGCAGCGCCCACTGGTACCGCGACGTGATCCGCCGCAACGGTCTGTAG